Proteins from one Procambarus clarkii isolate CNS0578487 chromosome 72, FALCON_Pclarkii_2.0, whole genome shotgun sequence genomic window:
- the LOC138356457 gene encoding general transcription factor IIF subunit 2-like: MSQQSKMDLDITNCSRGLWLVKVPKYLGDKWADCAGHDVGKLKITKVPGKPPTITFKSSEHTLKDGKIPREHKVISHSLKEMTLGVLSEPDLGSSSSDAAVSETQQLSFEGQVIHKLECQPVVDDYYINQKREAVKKAAQSLHTVKLIDRPLNGYKPISHHKHNVYLEQKKKAEGKTIRDDKDKVMELLFAAFEKHQYYNIKDLHKITRQPITYLKEILKDLCNYNVKNPHKNMWELKPEYRHYKLAEKAPRPLLCPVFQTVQYQDEWQNVTEIVVFPINQILLNTVFQVSDVPVTSVTVQTVTAPALQLKKKAEGKTIRDDKDKVMELLFAAFEKHQYYNIKDLHKITRQPITYLKEILKDLCNYNVKNPHKNMWELKPEYRHYKLAEKAVENSMYD, translated from the exons atgagccaacagtctaagatggacttggatattacgaattgcagccgtgggctgtggctggtcaaggtacctaaatatttgggggacaaatgggcagactgtgctggccatgacgttggaaagcttaagattaccaaggtgcctggtaaacctccgacaataacctttaaatctagtgaacacaccttgaaggacgggaaaattcctcgggagcacaaggtaatttctcatagtttaaaagaaatgacactcggagttctttctgaaccagatcttggcagcagcagctcggatgctgcagtttccgagacacagcaattgtcctttgagggacaagtcatccacaaactagaatgtcagcctgtagtggacgactactatatcaatcagaaaagggaagctgtgaagaaagctgcccagtctcttcatacggtaaagcttattgacagacccctcaacggctataagcctatttcacaccataaacataatgtttatttagagcagaagaagaaggcagaaggcaagacgattcgtgatgataaagataaggtCATGGAGTTGTTGTTTGCTGCATTTGAAAAGCATCAGTATTACAATATTAAGGATCTCCACAAGATTACCCGACAACCAATCACATATCTAAAGGAGATCCTGAAAGACCTATGTAACTATAATGTTAAGAATCCTCACAAGAATATGTGGGAACTCAAGCCCGAGTACCGTCATTACAAGCTTGCCGAAAAGGCT CCACGGCCGCTGCTCTGTCCCGTCTTCCAGACTGTGCAGTATCAGGACGAGTGGCAGAATGTCACAGAGATCGTGGTGTTTCCCATCAACCAGATCCTCCTCAACACCGTGTTCCAAGTCAGTGATGTTCCCGTGACCTCCGTCACAGTCCAGACGGTGACGGCACCAGCCCTGCAGCTG aagaagaaggcagaaggcaagacgattcgtgatgataaagataaggtCATGGAGTTGTTGTTTGCTGCATTTGAAAAGCATCAGTATTACAATATTAAGGATCTCCACAAGATTACCCGACAACCAATCACATATCTAAAGGAGATCCTGAAAGACCTATGTAACTATAATGTTAAGAATCCTCACAAGAATATGTGGGAACTCAAGCCCGAGTACCGTCATTACAAGCTTGCCGAAAAGGCTGTGGAAAATTCAATGTATGATTAG
- the LOC138356458 gene encoding general transcription factor IIF subunit 2-like — translation MSQQSKMDLDITNCSRGLWLVKVPKYLGDKWADCAGHDVGKLKITKVPGKPPTITFKSSEHTLKDGKIPREHKVISHSLKEMTLGVLSEPDLGSSSSDAAVSETQQLSFEGQVIHKLECQPVVDDYYINQKREAVKKAAQSLHTVKLIDRPLNGYKPISHHKHNVYLEQKKKAEGKTIRDDKDKVMELLFAAFEKHQYYNIKDLHKITRQPITYLKEILKDLCNYNVKNPHKNMWELKPEYRHYKLAEKAVENSMYD, via the coding sequence atgagccaacagtctaagatggacttggatattacgaattgcagccgtgggctgtggctggtcaaggtacctaaatatttgggggacaaatgggcagactgtgctggccatgacgttggaaagcttaagattaccaaggtgcctggtaaacctccgacaataacctttaaatctagtgaacacaccttgaaggacgggaaaattcctcgggagcacaaggtaatttctcatagtttaaaagaaatgacactcggagttctttctgaaccagatcttggcagcagcagctcggatgctgcagtttccgagacacagcaattgtcctttgagggacaagtcatccacaaactagaatgtcagcctgtagtggacgactactatatcaatcagaaaagggaagctgtgaagaaagctgcccagtctcttcatacggtaaagcttattgacagacccctcaacggctataagcctatttcacaccataaacataatgtttatttagagcagaagaagaaggcagaaggcaagacgattcgtgatgataaagataaggtCATGGAGTTGTTGTTTGCTGCATTTGAAAAGCATCAGTATTACAATATTAAGGATCTCCACAAGATTACCCGACAACCAATCACATATCTAAAGGAGATCCTGAAAGACCTATGTAACTATAATGTTAAGAATCCTCACAAGAATATGTGGGAACTCAAGCCCGAGTACCGTCATTACAAGCTTGCCGAAAAGGCTGTGGAAAATTCAATGTATGATTAG